The proteins below come from a single Malus sylvestris chromosome 3, drMalSylv7.2, whole genome shotgun sequence genomic window:
- the LOC126614994 gene encoding heavy metal-associated isoprenylated plant protein 47-like isoform X4 — protein MPPQMKIVVKVPMHCDKCRTKALKIAAAAHGVSKVSIEGANKDHVEVIGDDVDSVCLTRSLRKKLGCSCTIVKVEEVKPAVKTEEKPTPACTPQFRPMYCELVREYPEPTTCSIM, from the exons ATGCCGCCG CAAATGAAGATCGTTGTGAAGGTGCCAATGCACtgtgacaaatgcagaaccaagGCCTTGAAGATTGCAGCTGCTGCACACG GTGTTAGTAAAGTGTCGATAGAAGGAGCAAACAAAGATCATGTGGAGGTTATCGGGGATGATGTAGACTCGGTTTGCTTGACGAGGTCATTGAGGAAAAAGCTCGGCTGTTCCTGCACCATAGTCAAAGTTGAAGAAGTGAAGCCGGCAGTTAAAACTGAGGAAAAGCCAACTCCAGCTTGCACTCCCCAGTTTCGTCCAATGTACTGTGAACTGGTTCGTGAATATCCAGAACCAACCACTTGCTCCATAATGTAA